The Gracilimonas sp. genome includes a region encoding these proteins:
- a CDS encoding ATP-binding protein gives MKLLQTLTLQSTYEEVERVEHMLTALQEELGFNDEFYARLMLTVSEAATNGILHGNKLDESKIVTIKAYKDDSKLIFDSKDQGEGFDPESIPDPLAEENLLKTSGRGVFLMEEYADEVSYSENGTRLKLVFTLPE, from the coding sequence ATGAAATTACTACAGACCCTTACCCTACAGTCAACGTACGAGGAAGTTGAAAGAGTGGAGCACATGCTTACCGCTCTTCAGGAAGAACTCGGCTTTAACGATGAATTTTATGCCCGCCTGATGCTTACCGTTTCGGAAGCAGCCACCAATGGTATTCTGCACGGTAACAAATTGGATGAATCCAAGATCGTGACCATTAAGGCCTACAAGGACGATAGTAAGCTTATCTTTGATTCAAAAGATCAGGGGGAAGGTTTTGATCCGGAATCTATTCCCGATCCCCTGGCTGAGGAAAATTTACTAAAAACCAGCGGCCGTGGTGTTTTCCTGATGGAAGAATATGCCGATGAAGTTTCTTATTCCGAGAATGGAACACGGTTGAAACTGGTCTTTACCTTACCGGAGTGA
- a CDS encoding efflux RND transporter periplasmic adaptor subunit: MKRILIVTGVLIALGLLAIPKLEGLTGSASNTAANNSSNNTLSVDVYVAKPDTIENNIFTTGTLLANEEVELASESSGLIEEIYLEEGEYVEKGELLIKINDSELQAQLNRAEFRLNLAEDREKRQTQLLDKGGISQEEYDATLNEVNVMRAEVALIEAQIAKTEIRAPFSGQVGLKYVSDGSYITPSTRIATLQDIDPIKIDFSIPERYAAMVEVGNKVAFTVSGLDKTLTASVYAKEPRIDTETRSLQVRAKSPNKDGALLPGAFADLELTLSTINNALMVPSISIVPELQGQKVFVVKNGVVQPQTVSTGLRNEAKVQITGGIAEGDSVLTSGLLQVRPGMPVNIGNVETE, translated from the coding sequence ATGAAACGCATACTTATAGTTACAGGCGTATTGATCGCTCTGGGCCTGTTAGCCATTCCAAAATTAGAGGGATTAACAGGGTCAGCAAGTAATACGGCAGCCAACAATTCATCCAATAATACACTTTCAGTGGATGTATATGTTGCCAAGCCCGATACCATTGAAAACAATATTTTTACCACCGGTACTTTGCTTGCCAATGAAGAGGTGGAACTGGCCAGTGAAAGCTCCGGTCTGATTGAAGAGATTTACCTGGAAGAAGGTGAGTATGTAGAAAAAGGAGAGTTGCTCATCAAAATCAATGATAGTGAATTGCAGGCGCAACTGAACCGGGCTGAGTTCAGGCTGAACCTTGCCGAAGACCGGGAAAAACGCCAGACCCAGCTGCTTGACAAGGGTGGGATCAGCCAGGAAGAGTACGATGCTACGCTGAATGAGGTAAACGTAATGCGTGCAGAAGTTGCCCTGATTGAAGCACAAATTGCCAAGACGGAAATCCGTGCTCCGTTTTCCGGACAAGTTGGCCTTAAGTATGTAAGTGACGGAAGCTACATCACCCCAAGCACAAGAATTGCCACTTTGCAGGATATTGATCCCATTAAAATTGATTTTTCCATTCCCGAGCGATATGCGGCTATGGTAGAAGTTGGTAACAAAGTAGCATTCACGGTTTCCGGTTTGGATAAAACACTCACGGCGAGTGTATATGCCAAAGAACCCAGAATTGATACCGAAACCCGTTCTTTACAAGTTCGGGCTAAAAGTCCGAATAAAGATGGAGCATTATTACCCGGCGCTTTTGCAGACCTGGAACTTACACTTTCGACTATTAACAATGCCTTGATGGTTCCATCTATCTCCATCGTTCCTGAACTTCAGGGACAAAAAGTATTTGTGGTGAAAAACGGGGTGGTTCAGCCTCAAACGGTCTCAACCGGACTTAGGAATGAAGCTAAAGTTCAAATTACCGGGGGCATTGCAGAAGGTGATTCGGTGCTTACAAGCGGATTATTACAGGTTCGTCCCGGGATGCCGGTTAATATTGGTAATGTAGAAACGGAGTAG
- a CDS encoding HNH endonuclease — MKLIFLEKAELLHDDPEKEVRTPRESFQFPSVIRLRNYIRVPYTKIVLSRRNVMRRDDFTCQYCGKKSDLTIDHIIPKSRGGKDTWENLTTACDKCNVHKGNRTPKEARMPLKKKPYRPIPITFFRDSNGGVQEPWKPYLYMT, encoded by the coding sequence ATGAAACTGATCTTTCTTGAAAAAGCGGAACTGCTTCATGACGATCCGGAGAAAGAGGTGCGTACTCCCCGCGAGTCCTTTCAATTCCCTTCTGTAATCAGGTTACGAAACTATATTCGGGTCCCTTACACTAAAATTGTGCTTTCCCGCAGAAATGTAATGCGCAGGGATGATTTCACCTGTCAGTACTGCGGGAAAAAGTCAGATCTCACCATCGATCATATCATCCCGAAAAGCCGGGGTGGTAAAGATACCTGGGAAAACCTGACCACCGCCTGTGATAAATGTAACGTACATAAAGGAAACCGCACGCCGAAAGAAGCCCGCATGCCGCTGAAGAAGAAACCATACCGCCCAATCCCAATCACTTTCTTCCGCGACTCCAACGGCGGCGTTCAAGAGCCCTGGAAACCCTATTTGTACATGACATAA
- a CDS encoding Glu/Leu/Phe/Val dehydrogenase has product MSTKDSIASGYYKEPVPHIAHDSPFASMMERFRFAAEILDLDEGVFKYLSSPEKVVMVSIPVTMDDGRIEVFEGYRVIHNSILGPSKGGIRYSEDVTIDEVKALAAWMTWKCAVVNVPFGGAKGGVRVNPKNLSQAELERLTRRYTANMLDVFGPDRDIPAPDMNTNEQVMAWIMDTYSMKQKKTENAVVTGKPIILGGSKGRKEATGRGVVTCTLAALGKLRISPSNTTVVVQGFGNVGSVSAQLMYEQGAEVIAISDISGGYYNKNGIDIEEAIRYSQTHGNSLEGFDGAEPISNQDLLELECDVLIPAAKEDQINKENAARIKAKIIAEGANGPVTANADKLLEENGIMVIPDILANAGGVTVSYFEWVQDRHGYFWTEERVNRRLNRMMRESFDNLFMVSEKYSITLRQAAYVYAIDRVATTLKLRGIYA; this is encoded by the coding sequence ATGTCCACAAAAGACTCTATTGCCAGCGGCTATTACAAAGAACCGGTTCCTCATATTGCTCACGACTCTCCCTTTGCTTCCATGATGGAGCGCTTTCGGTTCGCAGCAGAAATTCTCGATTTAGATGAAGGTGTTTTTAAATATTTGTCCAGTCCCGAAAAGGTGGTCATGGTTTCCATCCCGGTAACCATGGACGATGGGCGCATCGAAGTGTTTGAAGGGTACCGCGTAATTCATAACAGTATTCTTGGCCCATCCAAAGGTGGAATCCGGTATTCTGAAGACGTCACCATTGATGAGGTAAAAGCTCTCGCAGCCTGGATGACCTGGAAATGTGCCGTCGTCAATGTTCCCTTTGGCGGAGCAAAAGGCGGCGTTCGGGTAAACCCAAAGAACTTATCCCAGGCTGAACTGGAGCGACTTACCCGACGGTACACCGCCAACATGCTGGATGTTTTTGGACCCGATCGTGACATCCCCGCCCCTGATATGAACACCAATGAGCAGGTGATGGCGTGGATCATGGACACCTACAGCATGAAACAAAAGAAAACAGAAAACGCTGTTGTTACCGGAAAGCCCATTATTCTTGGCGGATCAAAAGGACGAAAAGAAGCGACCGGACGCGGGGTGGTAACCTGTACGCTTGCGGCTTTAGGTAAACTTCGTATTTCCCCAAGCAACACAACCGTGGTAGTTCAGGGATTCGGAAATGTGGGCTCTGTTTCTGCACAGCTCATGTATGAACAAGGAGCTGAAGTAATTGCTATCAGCGATATCAGCGGCGGTTATTACAACAAGAATGGTATCGACATTGAAGAAGCTATTCGCTATTCCCAAACGCACGGAAATTCACTGGAAGGCTTTGACGGAGCGGAGCCCATCAGCAATCAGGATCTGCTTGAACTTGAATGTGATGTATTGATTCCTGCTGCTAAAGAAGATCAGATTAACAAAGAAAATGCTGCCAGGATTAAAGCCAAGATTATCGCTGAAGGTGCTAACGGTCCCGTTACCGCCAATGCCGATAAATTACTGGAAGAGAATGGGATTATGGTCATTCCTGACATCCTTGCAAATGCTGGCGGTGTAACGGTTTCCTATTTTGAGTGGGTGCAGGATCGGCACGGTTATTTCTGGACGGAAGAACGCGTAAACCGCCGCCTGAATCGCATGATGAGAGAATCGTTTGACAACTTGTTTATGGTGAGTGAAAAGTATAGTATTACGCTCCGTCAAGCGGCTTACGTGTATGCCATCGACCGGGTGGCCACGACGCTGAAACTGCGTGGTATATATGCTTAA
- the mnmA gene encoding tRNA 2-thiouridine(34) synthase MnmA — protein sequence MSKKGRVLVAMSGGVDSSVAAVMLQEQGYEVIGITMKTWDYHRSGGNSDKETGCCTVESMNDARHIAVNHGFKHFIVDIREEFGDWVIDRFVDDYLGGRTPNPCVLCNTHIKWAALLKRADNLGCDFIATGHYAKVREENGRYVISRGHDPKKDQSYALWGVAQKHLARTIFPLGNYPKTEIRQIAEDHGLLNVANKPDSYEICFVPDDDYRRFLRDRVDGLEERVSGGKFVDKDGNIVGEHEGYPFYTIGQRRGLDLAMGKPVYVTHIDPATNTITIGEKEDLVSSTLIAGEMNLIKYDKIPEDDMEITGAIRYNDDGAIGQLTQISDNEMKVHFPAGREAITPGQAIVCYEGDDVVAGGWIKKVSVGMDDLIPA from the coding sequence ATGAGTAAAAAAGGCAGAGTATTAGTAGCCATGAGTGGCGGTGTCGATTCATCCGTAGCAGCAGTGATGTTGCAGGAGCAAGGCTACGAAGTGATCGGTATTACCATGAAAACCTGGGATTATCACCGGAGCGGCGGAAATTCTGACAAGGAGACCGGCTGTTGTACGGTGGAGTCTATGAATGATGCGCGACACATTGCCGTAAATCATGGCTTCAAACATTTTATCGTTGATATCCGCGAGGAGTTTGGCGACTGGGTTATCGATCGTTTTGTAGATGATTACCTGGGAGGGAGAACGCCAAACCCATGCGTGCTTTGTAATACGCACATTAAATGGGCGGCTTTGCTTAAAAGAGCGGATAACCTGGGCTGTGATTTTATCGCAACCGGGCACTATGCTAAAGTTCGCGAAGAAAATGGCCGTTATGTAATTTCACGCGGACATGATCCCAAGAAAGATCAGTCGTACGCCTTATGGGGAGTGGCTCAAAAACATTTGGCACGAACTATTTTTCCACTCGGAAACTATCCCAAAACTGAAATCCGGCAGATTGCTGAAGACCACGGACTGTTGAATGTAGCCAACAAACCGGATTCCTATGAAATCTGCTTTGTACCGGATGATGATTACCGTCGTTTCCTCAGAGACCGTGTGGATGGACTCGAAGAGCGGGTTTCCGGCGGTAAGTTTGTAGATAAGGATGGAAACATTGTTGGCGAGCATGAAGGCTATCCGTTTTATACCATCGGTCAGCGGCGCGGGCTGGATTTAGCCATGGGCAAACCGGTGTATGTAACACACATCGATCCGGCCACCAATACCATTACCATCGGTGAAAAGGAAGACCTGGTAAGCTCCACACTGATTGCCGGGGAAATGAATCTGATCAAGTATGACAAAATCCCTGAAGACGATATGGAGATTACGGGCGCCATTCGCTATAACGATGACGGTGCGATTGGTCAGCTTACCCAAATCAGCGACAATGAAATGAAAGTTCACTTTCCGGCTGGAAGGGAAGCAATCACTCCCGGTCAAGCCATTGTGTGCTACGAAGGGGATGATGTGGTAGCCGGCGGCTGGATCAAAAAAGTGAGTGTAGGCATGGATGATTTAATTCCCGCCTGA
- a CDS encoding efflux RND transporter permease subunit has product MSLSSLSIRRPVLATVFSIVIVLFGIISFNYLPVREYPAVDPPIVTVSTSYIGANAEVIESQITEPLEEEINGIAGIKNLTSVSREGRSTVTVEFNLDVDLETAANDVRARVSRAVGSLPPDADPPVVSKADADARPILFFNIKSDSRNLLQLTDVAINYFKERVQTIDGVSSVQIWGDKTYSMRLWLDPMKLAAYDLTPLDVRNALSSENVELPSGRIEGDLTELTVRTMGRMTTVEEFNDLIISQRNGSNIKLRDLGYAELGPQNERTILKRDGVPMVGVVLIPQPGANQIEIADEFYKRADAIEEDLPADIETAIGFDTTEYVRASIDEVQQTIFIAFLLVIAIIFLFLRDWRTTIIPVVVIPIALIGAFFVMYMAGFSINVLTLLAIVLAIGLVVDDAIVVLENIYAKIEQGLEPTIAGILGSKEIFFAVIATSAALVSVFMPILFLGGITGRLFREFGVVIAGAVIISSFVALTLTPMLSTKLLKKRERHNKFYEMTEPFFIAMNKAYKNSLQTFMNNRWVSFLVIAASGGLIYLFMMTLPQEIAPLEDRSRVRMFAQAPEGASYEYMDNYMDRLITLVQDSVPEAKSVISVTSPGFGASSSVNSGFAFAILKEPENRERSQDDVANDLSQLVTSLSGAQTFVSQEQTIGSSRGGLPVQYVLQNQNFEKLKEVIPEFLEEVRNNPMFTYQDVDLKFNKPELQVSIDRERAQDLGVSVRDIAETLQLSLSGQRFDFFIMNGKQYQVIGQVSRANRNEPVDLKSLYVRNNSGRLIQLDNLVTVAEQSSPPQLYRFNRYASATISASLAPGYTIADGIETMDEIAEGVLDDTFVTSLAGPSRDFVDSSSSLGFIFLLALALVYLVLSAQFESFRDPFTIMLTVPLALAGALLSMWYFNETLNIFSQIGMIMLIGLVTKNGILIVEFANQRQRQGLSIMDAILDASAARFRPILMTSISTVLGILPIALALGAGAESRTSMGIAVIGGLIIGSLLTLYVIPAMYSYLSPVKSDDDIIDEETIKKAEKELDTAPV; this is encoded by the coding sequence ATGAGTTTATCATCACTGAGTATTCGTCGCCCGGTATTAGCTACCGTTTTTTCTATCGTAATTGTTTTGTTTGGGATTATATCCTTCAACTACCTTCCTGTCAGGGAGTATCCGGCTGTTGACCCGCCCATCGTAACGGTGAGTACATCGTATATCGGGGCGAATGCAGAGGTCATTGAATCTCAGATCACCGAACCGCTGGAAGAAGAAATTAACGGGATTGCCGGTATCAAAAACCTGACATCGGTTAGCCGGGAAGGACGAAGTACGGTAACCGTAGAATTTAACCTGGATGTGGATCTCGAAACGGCGGCCAATGATGTACGGGCAAGAGTATCAAGAGCTGTGGGAAGTTTACCGCCTGATGCCGATCCCCCCGTGGTTTCAAAAGCGGATGCTGACGCCCGTCCAATTCTCTTTTTCAACATAAAGAGTGATTCACGAAACCTGCTTCAGCTTACCGATGTGGCCATTAACTATTTTAAAGAGCGCGTTCAAACCATTGATGGTGTAAGTAGCGTGCAAATTTGGGGAGATAAAACCTACTCGATGCGACTCTGGCTGGACCCAATGAAACTGGCAGCCTACGACTTAACCCCCCTTGATGTACGAAATGCACTGTCCAGCGAGAATGTGGAATTACCCTCAGGCCGTATTGAGGGAGACCTGACTGAACTAACGGTTCGGACGATGGGGAGAATGACTACCGTAGAAGAATTCAACGACCTGATCATTAGTCAGCGTAACGGAAGCAACATCAAGCTTCGTGATTTGGGGTATGCCGAATTAGGTCCGCAAAACGAACGAACCATCCTGAAACGGGATGGGGTGCCGATGGTAGGAGTAGTGTTGATTCCTCAGCCCGGCGCCAATCAAATTGAGATAGCTGACGAGTTTTACAAGAGGGCAGATGCCATCGAAGAAGATCTACCCGCCGACATCGAAACGGCCATTGGCTTTGATACCACCGAATATGTCCGGGCTTCCATAGACGAAGTACAACAGACTATATTTATCGCTTTTCTACTGGTAATCGCTATCATCTTCCTGTTTCTGAGAGATTGGCGAACCACTATAATCCCGGTGGTGGTAATCCCGATTGCACTAATCGGAGCGTTCTTTGTGATGTACATGGCCGGCTTTTCCATCAACGTATTGACGCTACTGGCTATCGTGTTAGCTATTGGTTTGGTGGTAGATGATGCCATTGTGGTACTGGAGAATATTTATGCTAAAATTGAGCAGGGACTGGAACCCACCATTGCCGGAATATTAGGTTCCAAAGAAATTTTCTTTGCGGTTATTGCAACATCGGCTGCCTTGGTTTCGGTGTTTATGCCCATCCTGTTTTTAGGTGGAATTACCGGGCGTTTATTCAGAGAGTTTGGAGTTGTGATAGCCGGGGCTGTAATTATTTCCTCATTTGTAGCTCTTACGCTCACCCCCATGCTTTCCACTAAACTGCTTAAGAAGAGAGAGCGGCATAACAAGTTTTATGAGATGACCGAGCCGTTTTTCATTGCCATGAATAAGGCGTACAAGAATTCGTTGCAGACCTTCATGAACAACCGCTGGGTTTCATTTTTGGTGATTGCAGCTTCCGGCGGCTTGATTTATCTCTTTATGATGACCCTTCCACAGGAAATCGCTCCGCTTGAAGATCGAAGCAGAGTGCGGATGTTTGCCCAGGCTCCCGAGGGGGCTTCCTACGAGTACATGGATAACTATATGGACCGGCTTATTACTTTGGTTCAGGACAGTGTTCCTGAGGCTAAATCGGTTATTTCGGTAACCTCTCCGGGTTTTGGGGCTTCCAGTTCGGTGAATTCCGGTTTTGCCTTTGCCATCCTAAAAGAGCCCGAAAACAGAGAGCGTTCACAGGACGATGTTGCCAATGATTTATCTCAGCTGGTTACGAGCCTCAGCGGAGCTCAAACCTTTGTATCACAGGAACAAACGATTGGCAGCAGCAGGGGAGGGTTACCCGTTCAGTATGTATTGCAAAACCAGAATTTTGAAAAACTGAAGGAAGTGATACCCGAATTTCTGGAAGAAGTGCGGAACAACCCAATGTTTACCTATCAGGATGTGGACCTGAAATTCAACAAGCCGGAACTTCAGGTTTCTATTGACCGTGAACGCGCTCAGGATTTAGGAGTTTCCGTACGGGATATTGCCGAGACTTTGCAGCTTTCTTTGAGTGGTCAGCGATTCGACTTTTTTATCATGAATGGAAAGCAATATCAGGTCATCGGTCAGGTAAGCCGGGCAAACCGTAATGAACCGGTGGATTTAAAGAGTCTGTATGTTCGAAATAACTCAGGCCGCCTCATTCAGCTGGATAACCTGGTAACGGTTGCTGAGCAAAGCAGTCCGCCGCAGCTCTATCGCTTTAACCGGTATGCTTCAGCCACTATATCAGCAAGTTTAGCACCGGGATACACTATCGCCGACGGTATTGAAACCATGGATGAAATAGCAGAAGGAGTTCTGGATGATACCTTTGTAACCAGCCTTGCGGGTCCTTCCCGTGATTTTGTTGACAGTTCGTCCAGCCTTGGCTTCATTTTTCTGCTCGCGCTGGCCTTGGTTTACCTGGTACTTTCGGCACAGTTTGAAAGCTTCCGCGACCCGTTCACTATTATGTTAACCGTACCGCTGGCGTTGGCCGGGGCTCTGTTGAGTATGTGGTATTTCAATGAGACGCTGAACATCTTTAGTCAAATCGGGATGATTATGCTGATTGGTCTGGTGACTAAAAATGGAATCCTGATCGTGGAGTTTGCAAACCAGCGACAGCGACAAGGACTATCCATTATGGACGCTATTCTTGATGCTTCTGCAGCCCGTTTTCGCCCGATTTTGATGACCAGTATCTCTACAGTACTGGGGATTTTACCTATTGCACTGGCCCTTGGTGCCGGCGCTGAAAGCCGAACCTCAATGGGTATAGCTGTAATTGGGGGATTGATTATCGGTAGTTTACTTACTCTGTATGTGATTCCTGCCATGTACTCCTACCTCTCGCCGGTGAAATCCGATGATGATATAATTGACGAAGAGACGATCAAGAAAGCTGAAAAAGAATTAGATACTGCTCCTGTTTAA
- a CDS encoding TolC family protein, which translates to MKRLSLFILIIGTACFLPKPLMAQDTLSIEKVIRTGLENNFAIRIAENEARISANNNSPGNAGFLPVISADGTFNESVEDNKAEYSTNAIPDRNDQNARTTIFSYGLNANWTIFDGLTMFATSDRLSLEEEIDETEARLQLEQVLADIISTYYQIVGQQNAYHVLENTVEVSRERIRIAETRLDLGSGSEYDLIQSRADFNADRAALIRSGTGLKQAKILLTQVLADTSLSGYDVSSNIVLGEKLRLEPLIEEALQQNSELQIARLNQNAAEAEIREISGEFFPQISLNGGYGYQRTETSSGFADFTETSGFTYGVTARINLFDGMNKNRRRQNAKIAEKNQGLRLQDVRFQVTSQIRQIYAQYSDALSLIELEKENLQYAQQSQEIALERFRLGTINSVELREAQQSLLDAENRLIAAQIEAKSAETQLLRLSGRLLSAAE; encoded by the coding sequence ATGAAAAGACTGTCCCTGTTTATACTGATTATTGGTACCGCTTGCTTCCTCCCAAAGCCCTTAATGGCCCAGGATACATTGAGCATTGAAAAGGTAATCCGTACCGGACTCGAGAATAATTTTGCCATCCGGATTGCTGAAAACGAAGCGCGGATTTCGGCCAACAATAATTCACCGGGTAATGCCGGTTTTCTGCCGGTGATCTCTGCCGATGGTACGTTCAATGAAAGCGTTGAAGATAATAAGGCCGAATATTCAACCAATGCCATTCCCGACCGGAACGACCAGAATGCCCGGACTACCATATTCAGTTATGGGCTGAATGCAAACTGGACCATTTTTGACGGTTTAACCATGTTTGCCACCTCTGACCGGCTCTCACTGGAAGAGGAAATTGATGAAACGGAAGCCCGGCTTCAACTTGAACAGGTACTGGCCGATATCATCAGCACTTACTACCAGATTGTAGGCCAGCAGAATGCCTATCATGTGCTGGAGAATACCGTTGAGGTATCCAGAGAACGAATTCGTATAGCCGAGACAAGGCTCGATTTGGGGTCAGGTTCAGAATATGACCTCATACAATCCCGGGCTGATTTCAATGCCGACCGTGCCGCACTTATCCGGTCAGGAACCGGCCTGAAGCAAGCCAAGATTTTACTCACGCAGGTGTTAGCAGATACCTCCTTATCCGGTTATGATGTAAGTAGCAATATCGTTTTGGGGGAGAAGTTGAGGCTTGAGCCACTCATTGAGGAGGCGCTGCAACAGAATAGTGAATTACAAATTGCACGTTTGAATCAAAATGCTGCCGAAGCTGAAATCCGTGAGATTTCCGGCGAGTTTTTCCCGCAGATTAGTTTAAACGGAGGCTATGGTTACCAGCGGACGGAAACCAGCAGTGGCTTTGCGGATTTTACTGAAACCAGTGGATTTACCTATGGTGTAACGGCCCGGATCAACCTTTTTGACGGAATGAATAAAAACCGGCGCAGACAAAACGCTAAGATTGCTGAGAAAAACCAGGGGCTGCGTCTGCAGGATGTACGCTTTCAGGTTACATCTCAGATTCGTCAGATTTATGCTCAGTACAGCGATGCCCTTTCCCTGATTGAGCTGGAGAAAGAGAATCTGCAATATGCTCAACAAAGCCAGGAGATAGCCCTGGAGCGTTTCCGGTTGGGAACCATCAACTCGGTTGAATTACGTGAAGCTCAGCAGAGTTTACTTGATGCTGAAAACCGGTTGATTGCCGCCCAGATTGAAGCGAAGTCAGCGGAAACTCAGCTACTTAGATTAAGCGGTCGCTTACTTTCCGCTGCAGAATAA